From the Vibrio algarum genome, one window contains:
- the selD gene encoding selenide, water dikinase SelD, which translates to MERIRLTQYSHGAGCGCKISPQVLDTILKTQITPFNDPNLLVGNESKDDAAVYDLGNGTAIVSTTDFFMPIVDDPYDFGRIAATNAISDIYAMGGKPIMAIAILGWPINILAPEIAQKVIEGGRAVCAEAGISLAGGHSIDAPEPIFGLAVTGTVDTARVKRNNKAESDCELYLTKPLGIGVLTTAEKQAKLSEKHQGLARDWMCKLNKVGADFANIDAVKAMTDVTGFGLLGHLSEICEGSRLKAEITFANIPTLPGVFDYIAQGCVPGGTQRNFDSYGDKIGTINEKQKAILCDPQTSGGLLLAVSQEGKQSVTTLAKEHGIELVSIGKLYHQSTDSDNQNLHALIEVI; encoded by the coding sequence ATGGAACGTATTCGGCTCACTCAATATAGTCACGGCGCTGGTTGTGGTTGTAAAATTTCGCCTCAAGTCCTCGATACTATTCTTAAAACTCAGATAACTCCATTTAACGACCCCAACCTGCTGGTCGGTAATGAAAGTAAAGATGATGCAGCTGTTTACGATCTCGGCAACGGCACAGCCATCGTTAGCACGACGGATTTTTTTATGCCCATCGTAGACGACCCCTATGACTTCGGTCGTATTGCGGCCACAAACGCGATCAGTGATATTTACGCCATGGGTGGAAAACCCATTATGGCTATCGCGATTTTAGGTTGGCCAATTAACATTCTCGCACCAGAAATCGCCCAGAAAGTCATTGAAGGTGGCAGAGCAGTCTGCGCTGAAGCCGGTATTTCTCTTGCAGGCGGACATTCTATTGATGCACCTGAACCGATATTTGGGTTAGCCGTTACGGGAACTGTCGACACAGCCAGAGTCAAACGCAATAATAAAGCCGAAAGTGACTGTGAACTTTATCTAACCAAACCTTTAGGTATAGGTGTACTAACCACAGCAGAAAAACAAGCTAAGCTAAGCGAAAAACATCAGGGTTTAGCAAGAGACTGGATGTGCAAGCTCAACAAGGTTGGCGCTGATTTTGCCAATATTGACGCGGTAAAAGCAATGACAGATGTTACCGGCTTTGGTTTACTTGGGCATCTGAGTGAAATCTGCGAAGGGAGTAGGCTTAAGGCAGAAATAACCTTTGCTAACATTCCAACGCTTCCTGGGGTGTTCGACTATATTGCTCAGGGGTGTGTTCCGGGTGGGACTCAAAGAAATTTTGATAGTTACGGTGATAAAATAGGCACAATCAACGAAAAACAAAAGGCGATTCTGTGCGATCCACAAACCTCTGGTGGTTTACTGCTCGCAGTTTCACAAGAAGGTAAACAGTCCGTCACTACCTTAGCTAAAGAACACGGGATAGAACTTGTTTCAATCGGCAAGTTGTATCACCAATCGACCGACTCAGACAATCAAAATCTTCACGCGTTAATTGAGGTTATTTGA
- the mnmH gene encoding tRNA 2-selenouridine(34) synthase MnmH, with the protein MPRNNSHDYKALFVNDTPLLDTRAPIEFNQGAFPLSQNIPLMTDDERAAVGTCYKQQGQSKAIRLGHQLVNGAVKAQRVAQWQRFCNSNPDGYLYCFRGGMRSQITQQWLKEVGIDYPFITGGYKALRRYLIDNIEIGAAMPSVVIGGNTGCGKTDLIKSLQNGIDIEGAAHHRGSSFGQYVTQQRTQINFENQLAIQIVKKLENRCQRFVFEDEGKTIGCASLPTAIRNAINQSDMVVIADSLDVRLERLIDEYIVKMQREHIQRFGEELGWTKFSDYLAQGLFKIRRRLGLERYASLVQIQQNAIDIMQSSGTITQHADWLVPLLEQYYDPMYEYQLNKKSARIIFKGSHKEVAQWLEPT; encoded by the coding sequence ATGCCACGTAATAATAGCCACGATTACAAAGCTCTGTTTGTCAATGATACACCGTTACTCGATACACGTGCACCTATAGAATTTAATCAAGGCGCTTTTCCTCTGTCCCAAAACATTCCGTTGATGACGGACGATGAACGAGCAGCCGTTGGGACTTGCTACAAGCAGCAAGGGCAAAGCAAAGCTATCAGGCTAGGTCACCAATTGGTTAATGGTGCAGTAAAAGCACAACGAGTCGCTCAGTGGCAACGCTTTTGTAATTCCAATCCAGACGGCTACCTATACTGCTTTCGCGGTGGAATGCGATCACAAATTACTCAGCAGTGGCTTAAAGAAGTCGGTATTGACTACCCTTTTATTACTGGTGGTTATAAAGCCCTGCGTCGATACTTAATCGATAACATCGAAATCGGTGCCGCAATGCCAAGCGTCGTCATCGGCGGAAACACCGGTTGTGGTAAAACAGACCTTATTAAGTCTCTTCAAAATGGCATAGATATAGAAGGTGCTGCACACCATCGCGGTTCTTCTTTTGGACAATATGTTACTCAGCAACGAACACAGATTAACTTTGAGAATCAACTCGCTATTCAAATAGTTAAAAAGCTTGAAAATCGTTGTCAACGATTTGTTTTTGAAGATGAAGGGAAAACCATCGGATGTGCTTCGTTACCTACCGCGATAAGAAATGCTATAAACCAATCAGATATGGTCGTTATTGCAGATTCTCTGGATGTTCGACTTGAACGATTGATTGATGAATATATCGTCAAGATGCAACGCGAACATATCCAACGTTTTGGTGAGGAACTAGGATGGACAAAGTTTTCTGACTACCTAGCTCAAGGCCTGTTTAAAATACGCAGAAGATTAGGACTTGAACGGTATGCTAGCCTTGTTCAAATTCAACAGAATGCTATAGACATAATGCAAAGCTCTGGAACCATTACTCAACACGCTGATTGGTTAGTACCTTTGCTAGAGCAGTATTATGACCCTATGTACGAATACCAACTAAATAAAAAATCGGCACGCATTATTTTCAAAGGCAGCCACAAAGAAGTTGCGCAATGGCTAGAACCTACTTAA
- a CDS encoding DUF3316 domain-containing protein, whose protein sequence is MTKLIAVTAGLLVASSAFASVHTTYNETSVTTSTYLTKAEAYDAGFDIAESLQSMTQSQLRSELPSFTQSRVRNIALEGTEVKVEEIAANRGDIQYRAVVDIDYRFDAKERN, encoded by the coding sequence ATGACAAAATTAATTGCTGTTACTGCCGGACTACTCGTTGCTTCTTCTGCATTTGCATCTGTACATACAACTTACAACGAAACATCTGTAACGACTTCAACTTATCTAACTAAAGCAGAGGCATATGATGCTGGTTTTGATATTGCAGAGTCTCTTCAATCAATGACACAAAGCCAACTTCGCAGTGAGTTACCAAGCTTTACACAGAGCAGAGTACGCAATATTGCACTTGAAGGAACGGAAGTAAAAGTAGAAGAAATCGCAGCCAATCGAGGTGACATTCAATACCGTGCGGTTGTTGATATAGATTACAGATTTGACGCTAAAGAAAGAAACTAA
- a CDS encoding DUF3316 domain-containing protein, which translates to MKKIITLAAGLLVTSTTFASIHTTHSQTSIESASYQTKAEALEAGFDITDSLQRLSVAQLRSELPIQTYSKVRDITIDDTQVSVEEFAVVRGDIQYRAVVNVNYHFEAKERD; encoded by the coding sequence ATGAAAAAAATTATCACTCTTGCTGCAGGTTTATTAGTTACTTCTACAACATTCGCATCAATTCATACTACGCACAGCCAAACTTCTATCGAATCTGCATCTTATCAAACTAAAGCAGAAGCACTAGAAGCCGGTTTCGATATCACAGATTCTCTACAAAGATTGTCTGTGGCCCAACTACGTAGTGAGTTGCCTATTCAAACTTACAGTAAAGTCAGAGACATCACTATAGATGATACACAAGTGTCCGTAGAAGAGTTCGCGGTTGTTCGTGGCGACATCCAGTACCGTGCAGTAGTTAATGTAAATTACCACTTCGAAGCAAAAGAAAGAGACTAA
- a CDS encoding ABC transporter transmembrane domain-containing protein → MQPDQTHSPNTSTSPSKMERKKLTVLLELIQFIRPYKGRVVLALVALLLTSAIMLSVGQGVRFLIDGGFAQNSLTELKKAIIFLLTITVFIAAGTYIRFYLVSWLGERVSADIRIAVFNHVITLHPSYFETSGSGDIMSRITTDTTLLQSIIGSSFSMAMRSALMFMGALVMLFATNIKLTLVVMILVPFILIPILVYGRRVRALSRRSQDSMSDVGSYAGEAIEHIKTVQSYTREKEERSSFAIEVEKAFDIGKQRIQHRAILVAAVIIIVFGAITSMLWVGGSDVINGQMSGGDLGAFVFYSIILASSLATISEVLGELQRAAGATERLIEILQVESHILAPVEYAVKADSLRSEIGFDQVTFHYPSRPDQSATDKLSLIAEKGKVLALVGPSGAGKTTLFELLQRFYDPQAGRVTLGGINIKDLDPKDLRQQMALVPQHPALFSSDVFHNIRYGKPDATDKEIIEAAKKAHAHEFIVNLPEGYHSFLGEKGVRLSGGQRQRIAIARAILKNPTILLLDEATSALDSESEHHVQKALEELMRNRTTLIIAHRLSTIQHADQIAVLENGKLIEMGDHDALMKNCSLYQRLVELQFKHLN, encoded by the coding sequence ATGCAACCTGACCAAACTCACAGCCCCAACACAAGCACCTCTCCATCAAAAATGGAGCGTAAAAAACTGACTGTACTATTGGAGCTAATTCAATTTATCCGACCATATAAAGGTCGTGTGGTTCTTGCGCTTGTCGCTCTGCTTTTAACATCGGCTATTATGTTGTCTGTAGGGCAAGGTGTCCGTTTTCTTATTGACGGCGGTTTCGCCCAAAATTCATTAACTGAATTGAAAAAAGCAATTATTTTTCTGCTTACCATCACTGTTTTTATTGCAGCGGGAACCTACATCCGTTTCTACCTTGTCTCTTGGCTTGGTGAAAGGGTTAGCGCAGATATTCGCATTGCCGTTTTCAATCACGTCATAACACTACATCCAAGCTATTTTGAAACCAGTGGTAGTGGTGACATCATGTCGCGCATTACAACCGATACAACACTACTTCAAAGTATTATTGGTTCATCATTTTCAATGGCAATGCGAAGCGCGTTAATGTTTATGGGTGCTTTGGTTATGCTATTTGCGACCAATATTAAACTCACTCTCGTTGTGATGATATTGGTTCCATTTATACTTATTCCTATCCTCGTTTATGGACGACGCGTACGAGCATTATCTCGCCGGAGTCAAGATTCCATGTCAGATGTCGGCAGTTACGCAGGCGAAGCGATAGAGCACATTAAAACAGTACAGAGCTATACTCGCGAAAAAGAAGAACGATCTTCATTCGCCATTGAAGTTGAAAAAGCGTTTGATATAGGAAAACAACGTATCCAGCACCGAGCTATTCTGGTTGCCGCTGTCATTATCATCGTATTCGGAGCAATAACAAGCATGCTTTGGGTTGGAGGTAGCGATGTAATTAACGGCCAAATGTCCGGTGGTGATTTAGGTGCATTTGTCTTTTATTCGATCATTCTGGCTTCTTCCCTAGCAACCATATCTGAAGTTCTTGGGGAATTGCAGAGAGCAGCTGGTGCGACAGAGAGACTAATCGAAATACTCCAGGTTGAAAGCCATATATTAGCTCCTGTCGAATATGCCGTTAAAGCGGATAGTTTACGTTCAGAAATTGGATTTGATCAGGTAACATTTCATTACCCTTCACGGCCTGACCAATCGGCAACGGATAAACTTTCACTCATCGCTGAAAAAGGAAAAGTTCTTGCGCTCGTCGGTCCATCCGGCGCCGGAAAAACCACTTTGTTCGAACTGCTGCAGCGATTTTATGATCCTCAAGCTGGACGAGTTACCTTAGGAGGAATAAATATCAAAGATCTGGATCCTAAGGATCTTCGGCAACAGATGGCGCTAGTCCCTCAGCACCCAGCTCTTTTTAGCAGCGATGTGTTCCACAATATTCGCTACGGAAAACCCGATGCCACCGATAAAGAAATTATAGAAGCCGCGAAAAAAGCCCATGCCCATGAGTTTATCGTCAACCTACCTGAGGGTTACCATAGTTTCCTTGGTGAAAAAGGTGTTCGACTATCTGGAGGCCAGCGTCAACGTATCGCCATTGCACGAGCGATACTCAAAAACCCGACGATTCTGCTGCTTGATGAAGCAACTTCTGCACTCGATAGTGAAAGCGAACATCATGTACAGAAAGCACTAGAAGAACTAATGAGAAATCGAACAACCTTAATAATTGCTCATCGATTGTCAACGATTCAACATGCAGATCAAATCGCAGTTTTAGAAAATGGGAAGTTAATAGAAATGGGCGATCACGACGCTCTCATGAAAAATTGTTCGTTGTATCAACGACTGGTAGAACTGCAATTTAAACATCTAAATTGA
- a CDS encoding ABC-F family ATPase, whose product MLTTANITMQFGDKPLFENISVKFGNGNRYGLIGANGSGKSTFMKILGNELEQSAGVVSCDPNERMAKLGQDQFAFEEYTVIDTVIMGHKELWTIKEERDRIYSLPEMSDEDGMRVGDLETEFAEMDGYSAEARAGELLLGLGIPESQHFGLMSEVAPGLKVRVLLAQVLFAEPEIMLLDEPTNNLDMHTIAWLEDILLARNCTMIIISHDRHFLNTVCTHMADLDYGELRMFHGNYDEYMIAAEQARDRLQADNAKKKAQMAELQTFVSRFSANASKAKQATSRQKQLDKIQLDEVKPSSRQSPFIRFEQEKELFRNALEVEGLKQGYGENILFNGVDLMVEVGERIAIIGENGIGKSTLLNTLAGAMEPMGGMIKWSENNNIGYYAQDHAHDFEEDLNLLDWMGQWKNEGDDEQVVRGILGRMLFSQNDIKKSVKVISGGEQGRMLFGKLIMQKANILLMDEPTNHMDMESIEALNLALENYKGTLFFVSHDRQFVSSIATRIIEITKDGISDFHGSYEEYLNKLGVKG is encoded by the coding sequence GTGCTTACAACTGCAAACATCACCATGCAATTTGGCGATAAGCCATTGTTTGAAAATATCTCCGTTAAATTTGGTAACGGTAATCGTTATGGCCTAATTGGTGCCAACGGTAGTGGCAAATCGACGTTCATGAAAATTCTAGGCAATGAACTAGAACAGTCAGCGGGTGTCGTTTCTTGTGATCCTAATGAGCGTATGGCGAAATTAGGGCAAGACCAGTTTGCATTTGAAGAGTATACCGTTATTGATACGGTAATAATGGGGCACAAAGAGCTTTGGACCATCAAAGAAGAGCGTGACCGTATATATTCGTTGCCTGAAATGTCAGATGAAGACGGTATGCGTGTTGGTGACCTTGAAACTGAATTTGCTGAAATGGATGGTTACTCAGCCGAAGCGAGAGCAGGAGAACTGTTATTAGGCTTAGGTATTCCTGAGTCGCAGCACTTTGGTTTGATGAGTGAAGTAGCTCCAGGCCTGAAAGTTCGTGTGCTTTTAGCGCAAGTGCTTTTTGCAGAACCAGAAATAATGCTTCTTGATGAACCAACCAACAACTTGGACATGCACACCATTGCGTGGCTAGAAGATATATTGTTGGCTCGAAATTGCACAATGATTATCATTTCCCATGACCGTCATTTCCTTAATACCGTATGTACACACATGGCTGACCTCGATTATGGTGAGTTGCGTATGTTCCATGGTAACTATGATGAATACATGATTGCTGCAGAGCAAGCGCGTGATCGTTTACAAGCAGATAACGCGAAGAAAAAAGCTCAGATGGCCGAATTACAAACGTTTGTGAGCCGTTTCTCAGCAAATGCATCGAAAGCTAAGCAAGCGACTTCTCGTCAAAAGCAATTAGATAAAATTCAGCTAGATGAAGTAAAACCATCTAGCCGCCAATCTCCATTTATCCGCTTTGAGCAAGAAAAAGAACTATTCCGAAACGCGTTAGAAGTTGAAGGTTTAAAGCAAGGTTACGGTGAAAACATCTTGTTTAATGGTGTTGACCTAATGGTTGAAGTTGGCGAACGAATAGCGATAATCGGTGAAAATGGTATCGGTAAATCAACGCTATTGAATACGCTTGCAGGTGCGATGGAACCAATGGGTGGGATGATCAAGTGGTCTGAAAACAATAATATTGGTTACTACGCGCAAGACCATGCACATGATTTTGAAGAAGATCTAAACCTTCTAGATTGGATGGGTCAGTGGAAGAATGAAGGTGACGACGAGCAAGTGGTTCGCGGTATTTTAGGTCGTATGCTGTTTTCACAAAATGACATTAAAAAGTCAGTGAAAGTTATTTCAGGTGGTGAGCAAGGGCGTATGTTGTTTGGTAAGTTAATCATGCAGAAAGCTAATATTCTGTTGATGGATGAACCAACTAACCACATGGATATGGAATCTATCGAAGCACTGAACTTAGCATTAGAAAACTATAAGGGTACACTGTTTTTCGTGTCTCATGACCGCCAGTTTGTATCTTCTATTGCAACTCGTATTATCGAAATAACAAAAGATGGAATCAGCGATTTCCATGGTAGTTATGAAGAGTATTTGAATAAGCTTGGTGTTAAAGGTTAA